TTGAGGATAAGGGCGGCTTGAGGTCTTCCCTGAGGAAGGCGCGCGCCGTCGGCGCGATGACAATAGCGGAAGGATCTCGTTCAGGTCATAACCGTGCCGCTGGATGATGTCCTTCACCTCTTGGGCGACCTCATGCTTTCCTTCCTGGCGACGAACTTCGAGCGCGCGCTCGAGATCCGCCTGACTCTGCTGGAGCTTCTCCAGCTGTTGCTGAAGTTCGTCCACGCTAAGGTTAGCGTATTCCACGTCGTCAACCTCCTAACTCTGGTCTGCTGTTGTGCTTAATTAAGCTGTTATCGTGAATCAAGTCCAAGCGGACCCGGCCATAATCTAAGGCATTCGCCGGTAATGTCAAGGTGGTTATACTCAATACTGCGAATAGCGTCAGGCCCTTAGGCTTTCCATTAGGGCAATTTGGCAGATCCATCCGCTATCGGAGTGCGCGATCCGGGGTCTCTCGTTTCGAATTTCCCCTTGGGGTACCTTGAAAAATTGCCATCCGGGCAACTTTTCAAGACGTGAAGCGAAAATGCGATTTCCGCTTCGCTTCATTTTCAGTCGCTTCGGCGACTGAAAATGGTGGGCCATCCTGGCCCCGCGCGGGCACCTTGAATCTTTCAAGGTGCCCTTGGGTACCGCCGCGATCCCGTCGGCTGGATAAGCAAGCGATGAGGGGTATCGCAATATGGCGACCGATAGGGAGTGCCACCGGGCAGAGCCGTAGCCTCGGATACCGACTCGAGTACGAGCTCTAGAAGGGACAAGAGGTTCCGGAAAAGATTCAATCGCGAAGCGTCAGCTCGACGGCCTCCGAGGCGCGCCCCGTTTGCGGAGGGTAGGCTAGGTACAGCGCGTCGCAATAGCTGGGCTATTGCGACGCGCAGTAACTAAGGTCGAGCGCCACAGCGTCCTCTAACCCAGTCGGTGAGCGCGACTCGCGCAAACAACCGGCCCGATTTCAGAAATCTCAATCTGTAGCGAAGCGGTCGACTGCCGTTTCCAGGTTCAATCCATCACCAGGGGACGATGGTCGTTAGTCGCATTCCGAGGAGAGAGGGGACATTGAGAAAATTAGATTATCCTTATGTATCGTGCAAGAAATGCGTCAACGAATTCCGAATGACGCGGTCAGGTGCGTGGGCAAGGGCTTTTGTGCCGTCGGTCATCCGGACGCGACGCCGACGAGAATCTCTTCGCGGCCGAAAGTGCGGCAGCATACAATCATACGGACGTCTTGCGGGTTCCGGTTCGGCGAGGCTGTGGTTTGGGTGAAAGCGTGCGAGCGGCGACGGCCCGATTCGGAGCTCGGATGCCGAGTTTGGCGCTTGTGGATGGTTAAGCCGGATAACAGGTGCCAGTAATCGACATTGAAAGAATGCCTTTCGCGCAATTCTTCAAAATCAACGTCAATGCTCTGCGCGGGCAATTTGAATTTTCTGGGCGTGCGGGATCTTTGGCTGGCTAGGTACGAGAAGGCTTAGCCGGATGATTCGCCGCCCCAAACCAACGAGTTCGCATGTCTAATGATTTCTCGCTGACCTACCGTGTGTGTCCGGCCTCGCCAGAGGCGCACCTATTCGCCGTCGAGCTCTCGGTCCCCTCGCCGCCTCCGCATGGCTTGACATTGACGTTGCCGGCTTGGATACCCGGAAGCTACCTGATCCGAGATTTCGCCCGGCATATCGTCGCGATCACGGCGGAAGATGCATTCGATCGGCTCGTGCCGGAGAAGCTCGATAAGCAGACTTGGCACGTCCCGCCTGGGCGTGGCCGAGTCGTCGTGCGCTATTCGATCTATGCCGGGGAACTGTCGGTCCGTGCGGCGCACTTGGATACGACCCATGCCTATTTCAACGGCACGAGTCTCTTCTTGCGGGTCGTCGGTCGCGATCGAGATCCTTGCCGCGTCGATCTCGCACCGCCGCCGGGTGAGGGCTATCGCGATTGGCGGGTTGCCACGAGCCTTCGGCGACTCGATGCCGAGCCGTTCGGCTTCGGCAGCTACTATGCCGATGACTATGCCGATCTCATCGATCATCCAGTCGAGATGGGGCGCTTTCGGGTCATCTCTTTCGCCGTTGCGGAGGTGCCGCATTGGATGGCGATCACGGGTCGCCATTATGCTGATGAGCGGCGTCTCGTCGAGGACTTGCAGAGGGTCTGCGCGCAACATGCACAGCTCTTCGGCGAGTTGCCGGTCGATCGCTACCTGTTTCTGACGACGGTGATCGGCGACGGCTATGGCGGCCTCGAGCATGGCTACTCATCGAGCCTGCTCTGTCCGCGAGATGACCTGCCCGAGCATCGCGATGGTGCTGCGGGCGAGGGTTATCGCCGCTTTCTCGGGCTGTGCAGTCACGAGTATTTCCACCTTTGGAACGTCAAGCGGATCCGTCCCCAGGCCCTCTCCGAAAGCGACCTGTCGCGCGAGGTCCATACCCGCACGTTATGGGCCTTCGAGGGCATCACCTCCTACTATGACGACCTCGCCTTGGTGCGTTGCGGCTGCATCGATGAGCGAGCCTATCTCGGCCTGCTCGCCGAGAACCTGAGTCGGGTCATGCGCAATCCGGGCCGCAAGGTCCAGTCGGTCGCGGCCTCCAGCTTCGACACCTGGACCAAGTTCTACAAGCAGGACGAGAATAGCCCGAACGCCATCGTCAGCTACTACGCCAAAGGCGCCTTGGTGGCCTTGGCGTTGGATCTGAAGATGCGGCGCGAGAGCCAGGGTGCCCGCAGCCTCGACGACTTGATGCGGGCGCTCTGGGAGCGCCACGGGCGTACCGGGGTCGGCGTTGCCGAGCGGGGTGTGGAGACGCTGGCGAGCGAGATCGCCGGCTGTGACCTCGGCGGCTTTTTCGAGGGCGCCCTCGATGGAACCTGCGATCTGGATCTCGGGCCGCTCCTCGCCGATGTCGGCATCGCGATGCGCTTGCGTCCGGCGCGCGGCTCGACGGATCTCGGCGGACTCGTCGAGCGCTTCGATGAGCAGACTCCGCAGATGAGGCTGGGGGTTCGCTTGCAGCCCCGCGGGGCCGAACCCGTAGTCCTCAACGTGTTGAGCGACAGTGCGGCCGAACGGGCCGGCATCGCCCCGGGTGATACCCTCCTGGCGGTCGATGGCCTGCGGGTCACCCCGGAGAACCTCGACGCGCTCGTCGCGCGCGCCGCCGATGCGGGGCAGATCATCGTCCACGCCTTTCGTCGCGACGAGCTCATGACCTTCGACGTGCAGCCGATGCCTGCCTCTCTGGACATCTGCGAGCTCCGGCTCATAGCGGAGGCGTCGGCAGTGGTGGTCGCGCGGCGCGCCGCTTGGCTCGGTCAGGGCGAGGGCCTCCGGTGACCGAGGGGCCCTCGCCTACCCACCTCGCCGTCCTGCGTCTCCTCGCCGACGGTGAGCTCCATTCCGGCGAGGTCATCGCCGTGCAACTCGGCGTCAGTCGGACCGCGATCTGGAAGGCCCTCGATAAGCTCGCCGGTCTCGGCATCGAGGTCGAGACGTTACGCGGCCGGGGCTATCGGCTCGCCGAGCCCTGGGAGCCGTTGGATGCCGCGCGGATTCTGGGCGCCTTGTCCGAACCGGGCCGTTCGTTGCTCGACGACATCGAGATCCACGCCTGTCTCGGCTCGACCAATACCTATCTGATGGAGCTTGCCAAGACCGGCGCGCCGGCAGGACGAGTCTGCCTCGCCGAGCATCAGGATCAAGGCCGCGGCCGGCACGGCCGGACCTGGGTCTCGCCGTTTGGGCGAGGTGTGCTCCTCTCTGTATTGTGGAGGTACAGCTTCGGGCTCGCTGGACTGGCCGGCTTGAGCCTCGCCGCCGGGGCTGCGGTGGCGATCGCGCTGCGCAGCGTGGGCGTCACGGACATCGCCCTCAAATGGCCTAACGACCTGCTGTGGCGCGGGCGCAAGCTCGCCGGTTTGTTGCTGGAGGCCGCCGGCGAGGCCCACGGCCCGTCACATGTCGTGGTCGGCCTCGGTCTCAATCTGCATCTGAGCCCCCGGCAGGCGGCCGAGATCGACCAGCCCTGGGCCGATCTCGCCACTGCCCTCGGTCCGCGCGGCCGCGGCGCCCGGTTGGAACGCAACCGGCTTGCGGCGATCTTCAGCGAGGCGCTGCTCGTGGCCCTGGATCGCTTCGGGCGCGAGGGTCTCGTCCCGTTCCTGCCGATCTGGGAGACCTGCGATCCTCATCGGGGTCAGCCCGTTGACATCGTCCTCGGTCCACGCATGGTCCACGGGATTCACGCTGGCATCACAGCCGATGGCGCCCTGCGCGTGCTCACCGAGTCCGGTGAGGAGACCTTCCAGGCCGGCGAGGTGACCTTGCGGTCCGGTCATCCGTGAGGCTGCTGGGATCCCGCGTGAGCCATGTAGTGGCGGAGGCCGCCCAGCCTTCGCTCCTAGGATCATCAGCCCGCTCAGGGTATTCTCGAACAGGTGAGTCGGATCTTGCGCCCAAGAGGATGGGCGGGCGAGTTCCGCCCGGTCTCGGGTGGTCGGTCTCCTCGTCTTCCGGCGGATCGGTGCCAGAGGCCGGAGGAGTCGGAAGGCCTTAGCTCGGGAGACACTGATCTATTGGCCGTCCTGGCCAAAGATCAGACTGAATCGCAAAGCGTAGTTTTGCGATTCCTTCATTTTCAGCCATTTAAACGGCTGAAAATGGCGGGGCCTCCTGCCCCGCACGGGAAACGCGATGAGATCAGCGTTTCCCTAGAGCGGCTGCGACCTATCGCGTCCCGGATGCCTTTTCGGCCTTGGGCGTCAGGGTGGAACAGGGAGGCCCGCCGTCATTCGTCGGTGATCGGGCGGCGGGGCGAGTTTCCGCACAACGAGGGCAATTCGATGAATTCGAGCGACGCGTCGAACGATAACGAGCTGTCCCTTCCCCTCGACCTGGACGACAGCGATGGCATCGTGCCTGATCGCGCCGACCCCGTGCCTGCATCGCATAACGATCGGGACGGCGCGCGGAATGCCCGCCGGGCATCGATCGACGAAGGTCGAGCGGCACATCTCCTGGCCGAACTGAAGGCCGCTCGAGAGCGGTATCAGGAGTTGTTCGATCATGCCGCGTTGGGCTATCTGGTCCTCGAGGAGACGGGTCTGATCCGGCGCGCGAGCGAGACGGCGCTCGCCCTCTTGAAGAGGGATCGCAGGTCGGTCGAAGGGCGTCAGGTGCAGACCCTGTGTACGACAGATTCGGTCAAGGGGATTGAGGCGCACCTGGAACGCCTCGCCGCCGGTGTGCGCCAGGACGTCTGTGAGGTCAGGCTCCTCGGTCGCGGCGGCCCACCGATCGATGCGCGCATCGAGACCTGCCGCGTCGAAGGCCCGGGGGGCGGGCCGTTGCGGGCGGCCCTGGTCGACCTGACGGACCAGCGTCTCGTGGAGGCGCGCCTCGCCATCGTCGCCAGCGTCGTCGAGCACACCGCCGAGGGCGTCATGATCCTGGATGCCGAGCGGCGGGTCGTCTCGGTCAACCCCGCCTTCACGGCGATCACCGGCTACGCGGCCCACGAGGTCATGGGTAAGCCGCCACGTGTCCTGCGCGACCGGCCGAACGACAGCGAGCAATTTCGCCGCATCCGCGAACAGCTGGAGATGAACGGTCGCTGGCAGGGTGAAATCTGGAGCCGGCGCAAGGGCGGCGAGCGCTACCTGGAGCATCTCAATCTAAATGAGATCCGTGACGAGTCCGGCATGCTGACCAACTACGTCGGGCTGTTCACCGATGTCTCGCGCCAGCGCCAGGTCAAGAAGGAGCTCTACGATCTCGCCTATTACGACAGCCTCACGGGTCTCTCCAATCGTCATCATCTCCTCGCCCAGCTCGGCAGCGCCCTCTACGCGTCGGTGCGCGAGGGCAATCTGGTCTGTCTGCTGTACCTAGACCTCGATCGCTTCACCGCCATCAACGATGGCCTTGGACACGGGGCAGGTGATCAGCTGCTGCGCTTCGTCGCTCGCCTGTTGCAGGAATGTGTGCGC
This portion of the Thioflavicoccus mobilis 8321 genome encodes:
- a CDS encoding biotin--[acetyl-CoA-carboxylase] ligase; translation: MTEGPSPTHLAVLRLLADGELHSGEVIAVQLGVSRTAIWKALDKLAGLGIEVETLRGRGYRLAEPWEPLDAARILGALSEPGRSLLDDIEIHACLGSTNTYLMELAKTGAPAGRVCLAEHQDQGRGRHGRTWVSPFGRGVLLSVLWRYSFGLAGLAGLSLAAGAAVAIALRSVGVTDIALKWPNDLLWRGRKLAGLLLEAAGEAHGPSHVVVGLGLNLHLSPRQAAEIDQPWADLATALGPRGRGARLERNRLAAIFSEALLVALDRFGREGLVPFLPIWETCDPHRGQPVDIVLGPRMVHGIHAGITADGALRVLTESGEETFQAGEVTLRSGHP
- a CDS encoding putative bifunctional diguanylate cyclase/phosphodiesterase; translation: MAVLAKDQTESQSVVLRFLHFQPFKRLKMAGPPAPHGKRDEISVSLERLRPIASRMPFRPWASGWNREARRHSSVIGRRGEFPHNEGNSMNSSDASNDNELSLPLDLDDSDGIVPDRADPVPASHNDRDGARNARRASIDEGRAAHLLAELKAARERYQELFDHAALGYLVLEETGLIRRASETALALLKRDRRSVEGRQVQTLCTTDSVKGIEAHLERLAAGVRQDVCEVRLLGRGGPPIDARIETCRVEGPGGGPLRAALVDLTDQRLVEARLAIVASVVEHTAEGVMILDAERRVVSVNPAFTAITGYAAHEVMGKPPRVLRDRPNDSEQFRRIREQLEMNGRWQGEIWSRRKGGERYLEHLNLNEIRDESGMLTNYVGLFTDVSRQRQVKKELYDLAYYDSLTGLSNRHHLLAQLGSALYASVREGNLVCLLYLDLDRFTAINDGLGHGAGDQLLRFVARLLQECVRKSDTVARLASDEFAVILPHVTSSDDAAKVANKVLRALRAIPFVHEGNEYLVSASLGIALFPDDAQDSKGLLHCADIAAHRTKAAGGNGYNLYAVGMSDELEERHQLESDLRRAIARRELALQFQPQVRLRDGQIVGCEALLRWDGEGSGKVPPERFIPIAEDSGLIVPLGEWVLNEVLKQINEWRPHFGDDFRIALNISGAQLHPLRSARLFNRLLEAPVADRRLLELELTESTLMGPPEAMGEALSRIGLLGLGIAVDDFGTSYSLVNLLKRQPITRIKIDISLIKNVGDDAVDAAIASAIVTMAHALGIKTVAEGVETQEQLAFLLALGCDEAQGYLFSPPLDPPAMLGRLTARESLLPVATADEHRPAAESTARRVVRALAARLWPGRRPRSQKTSTRQD
- a CDS encoding M61 family metallopeptidase, which produces MSNDFSLTYRVCPASPEAHLFAVELSVPSPPPHGLTLTLPAWIPGSYLIRDFARHIVAITAEDAFDRLVPEKLDKQTWHVPPGRGRVVVRYSIYAGELSVRAAHLDTTHAYFNGTSLFLRVVGRDRDPCRVDLAPPPGEGYRDWRVATSLRRLDAEPFGFGSYYADDYADLIDHPVEMGRFRVISFAVAEVPHWMAITGRHYADERRLVEDLQRVCAQHAQLFGELPVDRYLFLTTVIGDGYGGLEHGYSSSLLCPRDDLPEHRDGAAGEGYRRFLGLCSHEYFHLWNVKRIRPQALSESDLSREVHTRTLWAFEGITSYYDDLALVRCGCIDERAYLGLLAENLSRVMRNPGRKVQSVAASSFDTWTKFYKQDENSPNAIVSYYAKGALVALALDLKMRRESQGARSLDDLMRALWERHGRTGVGVAERGVETLASEIAGCDLGGFFEGALDGTCDLDLGPLLADVGIAMRLRPARGSTDLGGLVERFDEQTPQMRLGVRLQPRGAEPVVLNVLSDSAAERAGIAPGDTLLAVDGLRVTPENLDALVARAADAGQIIVHAFRRDELMTFDVQPMPASLDICELRLIAEASAVVVARRAAWLGQGEGLR
- a CDS encoding H-NS histone family protein, which codes for MEYANLSVDELQQQLEKLQQSQADLERALEVRRQEGKHEVAQEVKDIIQRHGYDLNEILPLLSSRRRRAPSSGKTSSRPYPQYVDPDNPKNVYVRGVIPGWMKQKMQEQGYDPTQKEDRDAFKANCLKVVES